One genomic segment of Hordeum vulgare subsp. vulgare chromosome 2H, MorexV3_pseudomolecules_assembly, whole genome shotgun sequence includes these proteins:
- the LOC123430507 gene encoding indole-3-acetic acid-amido synthetase GH3.8-like, with the protein MTSDVDSVQERVLAEILARNAGSEYLQSCGLDDGLVDRAIFRAKVPVVSYDALRPYIQRIANGDISSIMSTHPVSDFLTSSATSGGEPKLIPNVEDEGGRRQLIFGLRAAVANLHSPGIDKGKGLYFLFVKPETKTPGGLTAWSVQTSIYKNENFKNFSRNHTSPRAALLCADTFQSMYAHTLCGLCQRHDVLRVGAVFASTLLRAIRFLQLNWEQLAADIEAGGLTSRVNDASVREAVAGILHRPDPELAQFVRESCCKDEWAGIVTRIWPNTRYLDAVVTGAMAQYISALNYYSGGLPIVCSMYGASECHFGINLRPLCDPADVSYTIMPNMAYFEFLPVHEEATGGGQPVELARVEAGREYEVVVTTYAGLNRYRVGDVLRVAGFHNAAPQFQFVRRNNVLLSVETDKTDEVELQCAVGRASELLRLHGASVAEYTSRACTRRIPGHYVIYWELLAAGDAAVDKETLDECCLEMEEALNAVYRRSRVVDGSIGPLEIRVVRPGTFEELMNYAVSRGTSIGQYKVPRCVTLPSIIHLLDSRIMSTHFSPTLPHWTATRRYD; encoded by the exons ATGACCTCCGACGTGGACTCCGTGCAGGAGCGCGTCTTGGCCGAGATCCTCGCCCGGAACGCAGGCTCCGAGTACCTCCAGAGCTGCGGCCTCGACGACGGCCTCGTCGACCGCGCCATCTTTCGTGCCAAGGTGCCGGTGGTGTCCTACGACGCTCTGAGGCCGTACATCCAGCGCATTGCCAACGGAGACATATCGTCCATCATGTCAACGCACCCCGTCTCCGACTTCCTCACAAGCTCCGCCACCTCCGGCGGCGAGCCCAAGCTGATTCCCAACGTCGAGGACGAGGGCGGCCGACGCCAGCTTATCTTCGGCCTCCGCGCGGCAGTCGCAAATCT GCACTCCCCTGGGATTGACAAGGGGAAGGGACTCTACTTTCTCTTCGTGAAGCCGGAGACGAAGACGCCGGGTGGGCTCACGGCCTGGTCTGTCCAGACCAGCATCTACAAGAACGAGAATTTCAAGAATTTCTCACGTAACCACACGAGCCCGAGGGCGGCCTTACTGTGCGCGGACACGTTCCAGAGCATGTACGCGCACACGCTGTGCGGCTTGTGCCAGCGCCACGACGTGCTCCGCGTCGGCGCCGTGTTCGCTTCCACCCTCCTGCGCGCCATCCGCTTCCTCCAGCTCAACTGGGAGCAGCTCGCCGCCGACATCGAAGCCGGCGGGCTCACCTCACGTGTCAACGACGCGTCGGTGCGGGAGGCGGTCGCCGGCATCCTGCACCGACCGGATCCCGAGCTCGCCCAGTTCGTCCGGGAAAGCTGCTGCAAGGACGAATGGGCCGGGATCGTCACGCGCATTTGGCCGAACACGAGATACCTCGACGCCGTCGTCACCGGCGCGATGGCGCAGTACATCTCGGCCCTCAACTACTACAGCGGCGGGCTGCCGATTGTGTGCAGTATGTACGGGGCCTCGGAATGCCACTTTGGCATCAACCTTCGCCCGCTGTGCGACCCGGCCGACGTGTCCTACACCATCATGCCCAACATGGCCTACTTCGAATTCCTCCCCGTGCACGAGGAGGCCACCGGCGGCGGCCAGCCGGTGGAGCTCGCCCGCGTGGAGGCCGGGCGGGAGTAcgaggtggtggtcaccacctACGCCGGGCTGAACAGGTACCGCGTCGGCGACGTGCTCCGTGTGGCGGGTTTCCACAACGCGGCGCCGCAGTTCCAGTTCGTGCGCCGCAACAACGTGCTGCTCTCCGTGGAGACCGACAAGACCGACGAGGTGGAGCTGCAGTGCGCCGTGGGGCGAGCCTCGGAGCTGCTCCGCTTGCACGGCGCGTCCGTGGCGGAGTACACCAGCCGCGCGTGCACCCGGCGCATCCCGGGGCACTACGTCATCTACTGGGAGCTGCTGGCCGCGGGCGACGCCGCGGTGGACAAGGAGACCCTCGACGAGTGCTGCCTGGAGATGGAGGAGGCTCTGAACGCGGTGTACAGGCGGAGCCGGGTGGTGGATGGCTCCATTGGGCCGCTCGAGATCCGGGTGGTCCGGCCCGGCACCTTCGAGGAGCTGATGAACTACGCCGTCTCCCGCGGCACGTCGATCGGACAGTACAAGGTGCCCCGGTGTGTCACGCTCCCGTCCATCATCCATCTGCTCGACTCGCGCATCATGTCCACTCACTTCAGCCCTACCTTACCACACTGGACCGCCACCCGGCGCTACGACTAG